Part of the Natrialbaceae archaeon AArc-T1-2 genome, CGGTGTTGCTTGGTCGTCAGTTCGGCGGGGGCCATTGCACTGCTCATACTACACGAGAGGCCAGCGACCTCCTTAGGGGGTTTGGTACGCGTAGTTAATCCACCGCAGTCGTGCGGTTTTGGTGCCCAATACCGGTGTGGTGTCGACGGGGTAACGTGCCGTTGGTACGGGTGGTTAATTGATTCTTTTCGAGGAAAATCACCGATAAGAGAACATTGGGCGAAGCGTAATCGATCCGGCGGTCGGACGCCGGAAGTAATGGCGGCTTTCCCACGGAGGGAGGCGGGATCGGTCGCCGCCGCCCGTGGATCGTCGTCGGCGTCGGTGTCGGCGTACGCAGCCCCAAACGAGCGCTCTCGAGAGAACGTCTCGGTGCGGCGTCGGAAACCGCCGCCGATAGCCGACGCTAACGGTTCTCTAGGCGAGATGAGCCGCGACGAACGGGCCGAACGCGGACGCGACCGCCACCTCGAGCGCCCGCGTCCGGTCGACCAGCCCACCGGTGAGCGCGCCGATTGCACCCTCGTCCGTCCGGTCGGCACCGAATACGTCGGCCATGACGGGACCGAGCTCCTCGCCGCCGTCGATCCGGGCCGCGACCCGGTCCGGGAGCCGGAGGCTCGGTCCGCTCGCGCGTTCGATCCGATCGCCGTCGGTGACCGCCGCCCACATGATCAGAAACAGTCCCGGCGTCGACTCGAGGTGGGCGACGCCGCCCTCGAGCCCGACGCCGAACGCGCCGACTCCCGGACCAGCGCGCCCGTCGCTGGCTGGGACAGTGTCGACCGCCTCGAGCGCCCTCCTCGCGCGCGTCTCGGCTCCCTCGATTGTCTCGGCGATCGATCGGGGTTGGTCGCTCACGCCCGAGTCGACGTCGACGGCGGTCACCGTCGGCTCGTATCGCTCGAGTGCGCGCGCCGTAGCGTCTGCTTTCGTCGGGTTGGTACTGCCGACCGCGAGTTCCATATCGGGCGTTCCGCGCGGGGAAGTAAGTGTCACCCGGTGACAACCCACCCGTATGAATGTTTTGATTTTTAATGCTAGTTCCGGCGAATTCCTCGTTTCTCGGCGCTTTCTCGCCCCTATTCCGGAACCTTTAACTGGGGTGGCTCGGAACGACAGTGGTAACGAATCCGCCCGAGCTTTTCCCGCAGGTTCGGCCGGACAGCATTTGCCATCGTATGACGAACGCATCCCAGAGTACCAGCGTACGGAGAACCGACCAGCGAGCAACTGAAACCGAAACTGAAACCGAAGACAGCGATCTCTGCTGTCCCGAGTGCAGCGGACAGCTCGTCACCGACGACGAACACGGCGAAACCGTCTGTGCGGACTGTGGCCTCGTCGTCGAAGAGGATTCGGTCGACCGCGGTCCCGAGTGGCGCGCGTTCGACGCCGCCGAGAAAAACGAGAAGTCCCGCGTCGGCGCGCCGACGACGAACACGATGCACGACAAGGGGCTGTCGACGAACATCGACTGGCGCAACAAAGACGCCTACGGCAACTCGCTCGACTCCCGCCAGCGCGAGAAGATGCAGCGGCTGCGAAAGTGGAACGAGCGGTTCCGGACGCGCGATTCGAAAGAGCGAAACCTGAAACAGGCACTGGGCGAGATCGACCGGATGGCGAGCGCGCTCGGATTGCCGAACAACGTTCGCGAGACCGCCTCGGTCATCTACCGCCGCGCACTCGACGAGGACCTGCTGCCCGGTCGCTCCATCGAGGGCGTCTCGACCTCCTGTGTCTACGCCGCTGCCCGACAGGCCGGCGTCCCCCGAAGCTTGGACGAGATCGCCGACGTGAGCCGCGTCGAGAAAAACGAGATCGCCCGCACCTACCGCTACGTCGTCCGCGAACTCGGACTCGAAGTCCAGCCCGCAGATCCCGAGAGCTACGTCCCGCGGTTCGCCTCGGGGCTGAAACTCTCGGACGAGGCCGAACACCGCGCTCGAGCGTTGCTCCAGAACGCCAAAGAGAAAGGCGTCCACTCCGGCAAGTCGCCGGTCGGACTCGCCGCCGCCGCGGTGTACGCCGCCGCGTTGTTGACGAACGAGAAGACCACCCAGGCCGCCGTCAGCGAAGTCGCCGACATCTCCGAGGTGACGATCCGCAACCGGTACCACGAGCTGCTCGAGGCCGAGGAGTCACTCGGCATGGCCTGATCGGGGAACCCACGACCCGTCTGTGATGCCGTCTGACCGGTCAGCCAGACGGTGTTACACGCCGAACGTCAACTGGGTTCTAAGTAGTGTACTGTCGTGCCGTGCTGTACCATGAGAAGCCAGGAGTGCGTACAGCTTCATGCGTTATTACAGCTCCTGCGCGAGCACGTCGAGGAACACCACCACGTCGGCGACGCCTTCGACGCGTACGACAGACAGCCGGTTCGGCCGGTCCACGTCCACCGCTCGAAGGACGACCATCGACAGGCGATCGGGCTGTTACTCGAGGGCATCGGCGACGTGATCGACGAACGGTCACGGGAGGCCCCGGCTGTGCGGGCCTGATCGTCCCGCACCCGTCGTCGACGCACCCGCGAGGAGACGCCTTTTTGTCGATCCGAGCGAGTCACCACCACATGGAGTTCGATTCGTTCGTCCTCGCCGCATCGACGGCCGATCTCGCCGACGCGACAGACGCCCGCGAGCACGCCGATTGCATCGAGTTCCGGCTGGACCTCGCCGACGACCCCCTCACGGCGCTCGAGTCCGCCGACGTCGCGTTGCCGATCCTGGCGACGAACCGCGCCGCGTGGGAAGGCGGCGAGTGGGCCGGCGACGACGACCGACGACTCGAGGTCCTCGCCGAGGCGACCGCCACAGACGCCGTCGAGGCGATCGACGTCGAACTCGAGGCGGTGCTGGCGGGCGACGCGGAGGACGTCCTCGAGACCGCCCGCGAGCGCGACGTCTCGGTCGTGGTCTCGGCCCACGACTTCGAGGGGACGCCGTCGCGACCCGAGCTGGTGCGGACGTTGACCGAGGCGGGCAAGTACGGCGACGTCGCGAAGCTGGCGGTGACGGCGGAGTCGAGGGCCGATACGCTCGCCGTGCTCTCGGCGACCGAGCAGCTGACCGCCCACGGCGACGCCGTCGCGACGATGGCGATGGGCGAACTCGGCAGCCACACCCGTGCGGTCGCGCCGGTGTACGGCTCGAAGATCGGCTACGCGCCCGTCGACCCCGCGGCGGCGACCGCGCCGGGCCAGTACGACCTCGAGACACTCGCCGACCTCGTCGCGACGCTGTCGAGCTAAGCGGCCGTCGTCGGCCGGGCAGGACCGAGAGTATTAACCGCGCTCGCTAACGAGTACCGACAGCGATGATGACCTGGATTCGCGCGCTGGCTGCGGCCGGGCTCTCGGTGTTTCTGCCCGGCGCCGGCCACGCCCTGCTTCGAGACTGGATTCGGGCCCTGCTGTTTGCCGGTCTGTTCGTCTCGTCGGTCGTGATCTTCTTTCCAATCGCAGAGCTATCAGCGGCCGGCTCGACCGCGGACGCGATGGCGGTCGTCGAAGCCGAAACCTCGACCGTAAACCAGCTGTTCGTCACGTTCATCGTGTTGTTTGCCGCCGTCGACGCGGCGCTGCGGGCGGTGAACGTCCCGCCGGGCACAGGCGGCGACACCGACGGCACGAGCTGTCCGAGCTGTGGCAAAGAACTCGACGAGGACCTCGAGTTCTGTCACTGGTGTACGACCCGCCTCGGAGGCGGAGACGAAAACGAGACCGAGGAAAAACCGGCCAGCTGAAAACGATACCGGAACACTCACCGGCGCTCGATGGCGATCCAGGCGTCGGTCACGTCGACGACCGTCCCGTCGATCGGCGCGTGCTGGGCGGTGCTGATGCCGTCGCCGGGTCGAGCGACCACCTCGCCGGCCGAGACGGTCTCACCCGACTCGACGATCGGGTCACTCGGCGTCACCAGCCCCTCGAAGTCCGGGTTGGTAATTAGCGGGACGCTGACCCGACCCGGCGACAGCGTCGCGTCCGGTTCGGTCTCGTGGGGCACCCGTTTCCACGCGCTGGGCCCGAGGACGTTGACCCGACCGCCGCCGAGGCGGTTCTCCTCGACGACCCGTTCGTCCATCACCAGCAGGCCGTTGGTTCGCTTTCGGACGCCGAACGACGCCGGGTCGGTCCCGACTTCGAAACACCAGCCCGGTCCGCCGTCGAGCACGACCTCGTCGTCGCGAAGTCCCCCCTCACGGCCCGCTGCAGCCAGCAACTCCTCCGCTGGGGTCCCGACCGGAACCTCGAGGAAGCGATGCTCCGGCACCCGGCCGTCGACGTGAACGAGTTTTCGCGTCATCGCCTCCTCCCGTGTCAGTGCCCGGTAGACGTTGTACAGCGTCTCGGTGTTCTGGACGATCCAGCCGTGGTCGACGGGAAGGTCGTCGCCACGGACGACGACGTCGGCGATCAGTCCCAGCAGGACGCCTTCCATCCCGTACTCGTACCGATCCTCGGTGTACGCGAAGACGACGCCGTCTTCGTCCGGATCGATCGGGAGTTCATCCGGTTCGTAGACGGTGCCGTCCGTCGCCGCCTCGAGGTCGGCGTGCCACTCCTCGCGATCAGTTCGTTTCGCACCGACGACGACCCGGTCGAACGTCGTCTCGAGCAACGCGTCGAACAGCGACGCGAGGTCGTCGGCGCGCTCGCGACCGAGCCACTTGTCGATGTAGTAGTTCGGTTCGCTCTCCTGATGGTTGACGAGCAGGGAGTCTACCGACTCGAGGTGTTCCCACTTCGCGTAGGTGGGAAAGCCTGCACCGCCGGCACCCGCGACCCCCGCCTGGCGGAGCGTCGCGGGAATCTCGGATCCCTCGAGTTGCCGTAACGTCTCGTGCGTTGTTCCCATAGCTCATATGAACGACGACGGCTCCGAAGTAAGTTCTTTGGTCACATCCACAAGATAAACAATATTAGTACTCAACTGTTTTCAATAAGTGCGGTAGGAGTACACATTCGTTTCATATGTCACAATCGGCTGTCGATCGGGTAGCGTCGTCTCCCGTTACGCCTATTGTGACCTATTAACACACATAAGAGATTTTGTGCTAACGGGTACACATCACGAACGCGGAAAAACGATCGTCGATTACTTCTCGATGATCGACTCTTCGACGGCTTCGCCGAAGTGTCGAGCCGTATCCTCGTAGTAGAGTGTGAGCTCGTCGCCGGCCTCGAGGTCGGTCACCGCCTTCCGACCGTCGGACGTGGCGACTTTGATCGTCTCGGCGTTTTGCAACAGCGTCTCGACGCGGTCGCCGTCGTCGGTCTCGAGTGCGACCCGGAACATCGGTCGTTGCTCGATTTTGACCCGACCGACGATCGCCTCGCGGGTGTGGCCCTCGAGGTCGACGACCTGGACCTCGTCGCCGCTTTGTAACTCCGAGAGGTACTTCGTGCCACCGTCGGGGGTGCGGACGTAGGCGTGGACCGCGCCCGCGTTGACCCGGAACGGCCGGGAGGCGACGTAGGGAGACTCGGCGGTCTCGGCGTGGACGAAGACGAGCCCGCGAGACATCGAGCCGACCAGCATTCCCTCGTCGTGATCCAACAGGTTGCCGGTGTCGACACAGACCCGGTCTGCAGAGCCGGCGCGTTCGATCTCCGTCACCTCGGCGTACTCGAGTTCGAGCGACTCGCGGTCGGCCTCGTCACGAACCTCGACGGTGCGGCGAATTTCGTCGGGGTCGTCCGAGTCGAGCAAGACGGCGTCGGCACCGATCTCGAGCGTCTCGAACGCCGTCTTCGCCTCCTCGGCGCTCGTCACGCCCGCGACGAGGTCTGTCTCCTCGCCGATGCGGGCGATGAGGTTCTCGAGCGGGATGATCGTCCAGTCCTCGCCGACGACGATCGTGTGATCGGCTTCCGCGGCGGCCGTCTCGGCGAACCGTTCGTACTCCTTGCCGAGAATACGGACGTACGCGCCCCGATCGAGGTCGCCGTCCCGA contains:
- a CDS encoding inosine/xanthosine triphosphatase is translated as MELAVGSTNPTKADATARALERYEPTVTAVDVDSGVSDQPRSIAETIEGAETRARRALEAVDTVPASDGRAGPGVGAFGVGLEGGVAHLESTPGLFLIMWAAVTDGDRIERASGPSLRLPDRVAARIDGGEELGPVMADVFGADRTDEGAIGALTGGLVDRTRALEVAVASAFGPFVAAHLA
- a CDS encoding transcription initiation factor IIB — encoded protein: MTNASQSTSVRRTDQRATETETETEDSDLCCPECSGQLVTDDEHGETVCADCGLVVEEDSVDRGPEWRAFDAAEKNEKSRVGAPTTNTMHDKGLSTNIDWRNKDAYGNSLDSRQREKMQRLRKWNERFRTRDSKERNLKQALGEIDRMASALGLPNNVRETASVIYRRALDEDLLPGRSIEGVSTSCVYAAARQAGVPRSLDEIADVSRVEKNEIARTYRYVVRELGLEVQPADPESYVPRFASGLKLSDEAEHRARALLQNAKEKGVHSGKSPVGLAAAAVYAAALLTNEKTTQAAVSEVADISEVTIRNRYHELLEAEESLGMA
- a CDS encoding UPF0058 family protein codes for the protein MRSQECVQLHALLQLLREHVEEHHHVGDAFDAYDRQPVRPVHVHRSKDDHRQAIGLLLEGIGDVIDERSREAPAVRA
- a CDS encoding type I 3-dehydroquinate dehydratase; the encoded protein is MEFDSFVLAASTADLADATDAREHADCIEFRLDLADDPLTALESADVALPILATNRAAWEGGEWAGDDDRRLEVLAEATATDAVEAIDVELEAVLAGDAEDVLETARERDVSVVVSAHDFEGTPSRPELVRTLTEAGKYGDVAKLAVTAESRADTLAVLSATEQLTAHGDAVATMAMGELGSHTRAVAPVYGSKIGYAPVDPAAATAPGQYDLETLADLVATLSS
- a CDS encoding DUF7575 domain-containing protein; its protein translation is MTWIRALAAAGLSVFLPGAGHALLRDWIRALLFAGLFVSSVVIFFPIAELSAAGSTADAMAVVEAETSTVNQLFVTFIVLFAAVDAALRAVNVPPGTGGDTDGTSCPSCGKELDEDLEFCHWCTTRLGGGDENETEEKPAS
- a CDS encoding NADH dehydrogenase subunit — translated: MGTTHETLRQLEGSEIPATLRQAGVAGAGGAGFPTYAKWEHLESVDSLLVNHQESEPNYYIDKWLGRERADDLASLFDALLETTFDRVVVGAKRTDREEWHADLEAATDGTVYEPDELPIDPDEDGVVFAYTEDRYEYGMEGVLLGLIADVVVRGDDLPVDHGWIVQNTETLYNVYRALTREEAMTRKLVHVDGRVPEHRFLEVPVGTPAEELLAAAGREGGLRDDEVVLDGGPGWCFEVGTDPASFGVRKRTNGLLVMDERVVEENRLGGGRVNVLGPSAWKRVPHETEPDATLSPGRVSVPLITNPDFEGLVTPSDPIVESGETVSAGEVVARPGDGISTAQHAPIDGTVVDVTDAWIAIERR
- a CDS encoding 3-dehydroquinate synthase II, with translation MTRAVWVKADDTVGDWDDRRARITAALEAGVDWVLVDEDDVDRVRELGEINVAAFRTDGDVTLVDDAESDDGPETRPDAVVVGKDGEGDATIDLPEDFSGSADLSTLRRDGDLDRGAYVRILGKEYERFAETAAAEADHTIVVGEDWTIIPLENLIARIGEETDLVAGVTSAEEAKTAFETLEIGADAVLLDSDDPDEIRRTVEVRDEADRESLELEYAEVTEIERAGSADRVCVDTGNLLDHDEGMLVGSMSRGLVFVHAETAESPYVASRPFRVNAGAVHAYVRTPDGGTKYLSELQSGDEVQVVDLEGHTREAIVGRVKIEQRPMFRVALETDDGDRVETLLQNAETIKVATSDGRKAVTDLEAGDELTLYYEDTARHFGEAVEESIIEK